Proteins from one Megalopta genalis isolate 19385.01 chromosome 1, iyMegGena1_principal, whole genome shotgun sequence genomic window:
- the LOC117219883 gene encoding uncharacterized protein LOC117219883 isoform X1, whose amino-acid sequence MKMLQFNTTICTINTRFAPRLRWRITALFATSSMSSQEPGTAVKQTLKSTENGMNKEQQENFNKLKISVCNSLKADTRIASKIKSSNNIHDLLELIKLPHLSQSEILKTMDSIITWVYENNSNTNNNKSNLIQDNNNKVKLETKTETHNEFMTKYGELSTTSMIEEISKLAKLKKRNLKQLQFLFNNISEYHENFSVAHISTILYSMATLSYIDEPFLDKMSSCLMSRIVKVNSGAVRSILRSMSILKYKNSAFLSHICKLFVETKERSESWYILNIIQSLALLGEQSKEVHMMIQKFKPQVTLDVLGFDDWLSYVWCSVVLNSASNSDVESVLNDQFVTTLFSAAFERNLLQEVKLQNINGAAKYILKDYHGPLLNTAIVNHHILPHSSQKLLYIDVLKQTLEAISPSPKSFTMNVNTKMGFLLDAECYIDSKFNIINPDNTTEQTDKLAILVHDYHSYCHGVVEVHGIIQLYERLLEHSGYKVLPICYKQFGLDDKLIKRETFLKHRIQQLSSV is encoded by the exons ATGAAAATGTTACAATTTAATACTACTATTTGTACCATAAATACAAGATTCGCACCTCGATTACGTTGGCGAATTACTGCATTGTTTGCAACAAGCTCAATGTCTTCACAGGAGCCTGGTACTGCTGTTAAG CAAACTCTTAAGTCAACAGAAAATGGaatgaacaaagaacaacaggaaaactTTAATAAACTCAAAATTTCAGTATGTAACTCCTTAAAGGCGGACACAAGAATCGCTTCAAAAATTAAATCTTCTaacaatatacacgatttgttGGAGCTGATAAAGTTACCACATCTGTCACAAAGTGAAATTTTAAAGACAATGGATTCCATTATAACATGGGTATATGAGAATAACagcaatactaataataataaatcaaatttaatacaagataataataataaagtgaaGTTAGAAACTAAAACAGAAACCCACAATGAATTTATGACTAAGTATGGTGAACTTTCTACAACTTCAATGATCGAG GAAATAAGCAAAttagcaaaattgaaaaaaagaaacctgaaacaattacaatttttatttaataacattAGTGAATATCATGAAAATTTCTCTGTAGCACATATTTCAACCATACTATACAGTATGGCAACTTTATCTTATATCGATGAG CCATTCCTTGATAAGATGAGTTCGTGTCTTATGTCACGTATCGTTAAAGTAAACTCTGGTGCAGTAAGATCTATATTAAGATCTATGTCGATACTTAAGTATAAAAATTCAGCTTTTTTAAGTCATATATGTAAACTGTTCGTTGAAACTAAAGAACGATCGGAGAGTtggtatatattaaatattatacagtCACTTGCATTACTGGGCGAGCAATCGAAAGAAGTGCATATGATGATACAG AAATTCAAGCCACAAGTGACATTAGATGTATTAGGATTTGATGACTGGTTAAGCTATGTTTGGTGCTCAGTTGTGCTTAATAGTGCATCAAATTCAGATGTTGAATCTGTATTAAATGATCAATTTGTCACAACACTATTTTCTGCAG CATTCGAGAGGAACTTGCTCCAAGAAGTAAAATTACAGAATATTAATGGTGCTGCAAAATATATTCTAAAAGATTATCATG GACCACTGCTAAATACAGCTATTGTAAACCATCATATACTACCACATTCATcacaaaaattattatatattgatgtATTAAAACAAACATTAGAGGCCATATCACCATCACCAAAGAGTTTTACAATGAACGTAAATACCAAAATGGGCTTTCTTTTGG ATGCCGAATGTTACATAGAttctaaatttaatattatcaatCCAGATAACACAACAGAACAAACAGATAA ATTAGCCATATTAGTACACGATTATCACTCTTATTGCCATGGAGTAGTAGAGGTTCACGGAATAATTCAATTATACGAGAGATTATTAGAACATAGCGGATATAAAGTTTTACCAATTTGTTATAAACAATTTGGTCTAGATGACAAACTTATTAAGCGTGAGACATTTTTAAAACATCGTATTCAACAATTATCGTCAGTATGA
- the LOC117219883 gene encoding uncharacterized protein LOC117219883 isoform X2 has translation MDSIITWVYENNSNTNNNKSNLIQDNNNKVKLETKTETHNEFMTKYGELSTTSMIEEISKLAKLKKRNLKQLQFLFNNISEYHENFSVAHISTILYSMATLSYIDEPFLDKMSSCLMSRIVKVNSGAVRSILRSMSILKYKNSAFLSHICKLFVETKERSESWYILNIIQSLALLGEQSKEVHMMIQKFKPQVTLDVLGFDDWLSYVWCSVVLNSASNSDVESVLNDQFVTTLFSAAFERNLLQEVKLQNINGAAKYILKDYHGPLLNTAIVNHHILPHSSQKLLYIDVLKQTLEAISPSPKSFTMNVNTKMGFLLDAECYIDSKFNIINPDNTTEQTDKLAILVHDYHSYCHGVVEVHGIIQLYERLLEHSGYKVLPICYKQFGLDDKLIKRETFLKHRIQQLSSV, from the exons ATGGATTCCATTATAACATGGGTATATGAGAATAACagcaatactaataataataaatcaaatttaatacaagataataataataaagtgaaGTTAGAAACTAAAACAGAAACCCACAATGAATTTATGACTAAGTATGGTGAACTTTCTACAACTTCAATGATCGAG GAAATAAGCAAAttagcaaaattgaaaaaaagaaacctgaaacaattacaatttttatttaataacattAGTGAATATCATGAAAATTTCTCTGTAGCACATATTTCAACCATACTATACAGTATGGCAACTTTATCTTATATCGATGAG CCATTCCTTGATAAGATGAGTTCGTGTCTTATGTCACGTATCGTTAAAGTAAACTCTGGTGCAGTAAGATCTATATTAAGATCTATGTCGATACTTAAGTATAAAAATTCAGCTTTTTTAAGTCATATATGTAAACTGTTCGTTGAAACTAAAGAACGATCGGAGAGTtggtatatattaaatattatacagtCACTTGCATTACTGGGCGAGCAATCGAAAGAAGTGCATATGATGATACAG AAATTCAAGCCACAAGTGACATTAGATGTATTAGGATTTGATGACTGGTTAAGCTATGTTTGGTGCTCAGTTGTGCTTAATAGTGCATCAAATTCAGATGTTGAATCTGTATTAAATGATCAATTTGTCACAACACTATTTTCTGCAG CATTCGAGAGGAACTTGCTCCAAGAAGTAAAATTACAGAATATTAATGGTGCTGCAAAATATATTCTAAAAGATTATCATG GACCACTGCTAAATACAGCTATTGTAAACCATCATATACTACCACATTCATcacaaaaattattatatattgatgtATTAAAACAAACATTAGAGGCCATATCACCATCACCAAAGAGTTTTACAATGAACGTAAATACCAAAATGGGCTTTCTTTTGG ATGCCGAATGTTACATAGAttctaaatttaatattatcaatCCAGATAACACAACAGAACAAACAGATAA ATTAGCCATATTAGTACACGATTATCACTCTTATTGCCATGGAGTAGTAGAGGTTCACGGAATAATTCAATTATACGAGAGATTATTAGAACATAGCGGATATAAAGTTTTACCAATTTGTTATAAACAATTTGGTCTAGATGACAAACTTATTAAGCGTGAGACATTTTTAAAACATCGTATTCAACAATTATCGTCAGTATGA